CTGATCACAATCCACTTGAAGTGTACCTGGGTTTGTTTATTGGCATCATTGCTCAAGTGGTATGTTTTTACGTTGTGTTTTAATGGCGTGATTGGTGAGTGGTGAATGGTCAATAGTGAATGGTGAGTAGGGCCAGCACACGCCCCCAACTCCTAAAGGGGAGAAGGCTAACGCACAGAAGAATAAACCTTTTTATAGAACAAAAGCACCCCTTAGTGGGTGCTTTTTATTTCCTTCTTTATTATTCCTTGCTTCTTGAATATTTCTTCTCTAACTACTCCTTATTCATCACTCATTCTTCTTTCTTCCTTTCGCATTTCCAATTTCCCATTTCGCATTCTTCCTACAGCTTTACTATCTTCTGCGTTGGTATGCCAGTAGGCGTTTGCAATCGTATCCAATAGGTTCCGGCCGGCAATTTATCCAACGACACATACTTACTAAATAAGCCCTTTGCCTGCACCCATTTTTCCTTTTGCAATACAGAACCTTTAGCATCAATGATCTCCAACAGCAAGGCAGTTTCTTCCAGCACACCACCATTGATCCAAACCGATGATGTAGTAGGATTTGGCGATACAGTAAACCCATAATCTGCTTTTACTGTTAGCTTTCGCAAAGCTGATACTACTTCCTCCGCAGGATAGATGGCCTTTATACGATAGTATACTGTTTGGGCTTTTACGTCTTTATCAATAAATGTATATGCCAGATGATTGGCCTGTACAGGTACCTGCGATAACGGAGAAAAGATTTTGCCATCAAAAGACCGTTCTAGTATAAAATGTTGAAGGTTTACTGTTTCGTCTACCATCCAGGTTAGCTGAGCACCTGCTGCAGTTGCCAATACAGTGAAGTTTTTGAAATGCAAGGGCAAAACAATTTCTCCAGCGTGGCTAGCAATCACCCTTGCCAGCAAGCCCACGTACGCCGACTGCCCATAAATAGAAGGCTCATTAATGGCCCAGGAGGCTTCGTCTTCCAGAATGGTATTGTTCCAGGAAGTGTTCCAGTCATAATATGATTTTTGAGGAGGTTGGTTATAGGGAGGGGAAATGGTAGTCAACCCATATTTATTTCCATAAGCATCGTACTGTCCATAATTCTTATTAGGGCCACCAATTAGATACCCCGGAGCGGGACCTTTACTGGAGGTTTTGGCATTGTCCCATAAGGTACCTTCACCAAACCATACATGATAAATTTCGTTGGCGCAAGCTTCTGCACCATACGCATACATATTGCTTAGCATGACAATACCCATTGGATTCACCCCGTGATACCAATGCAGGTACGACTCTCCAGTTTCTTTGTATAAATTATGATTCGTTGGATCAACATTAAATGTAACGTTGTCATAGTTGTGAATAGCGCCATTGGCCTTAAACTCACAGCTCCCCCAGTTATATTCGTTATCCGGCATATGAGACCGGTATAAATCAGTTTTGTTTGTATAGTCTGTAATACTCAATACACTTTTATTATAAGACTTGCGTTCAAGAATATTTGCTGAAACAGTAGCATTAACCCCAGACAGTCGGGCATATCGCAACATAGCCTGTTGCACTGAATTATCATAGGGTCCCCAATACCAGCCAGCATAACACTGAGCGTCTGTATAATGGGTTTCAAAGAAGGTTTTATATTCTGCATCGCCTGTTGCTTCGTATAAATAAGCCGCTGCTGTTATGG
This genomic interval from Flavisolibacter tropicus contains the following:
- a CDS encoding glycoside hydrolase family 9 protein, which codes for MKNVFTLLAVVLFIHSIAFAAPGTTSPYIKVDQFGYFPKSKKVAVVVDPQWGYNAAESFSPGTGANQYQVRRWSDDAVVFSGTLAIWNGGATQAQSGDRGWWFDFSTVEAAGSYYIYDVANNVGSYRFEISNNVYDEVMKQAMRMFYYQRINFAKAVPYTDAKWADGAAFERSNQDKHARLYTAKMDATTERDLSGGWFDAGDYNKYTTFTFRTLCSLLETYRIQPAVFTDNYNIPESGNGIPDIIDEIKWELDWLKRMQDGTGTGGLFLKVGVDNYNSKSPPSTDDNPRYYVGECTSSTLTGSAVFAIAGIVYKGIPSLSAYGTDLINRAKSAWARAKLTTSSFTSFQANCDDGTIKSGDADLCSPYYTPACDKLQLDLAITAAAYLYEATGDAEYKTFFETHYTDAQCYAGWYWGPYDNSVQQAMLRYARLSGVNATVSANILERKSYNKSVLSITDYTNKTDLYRSHMPDNEYNWGSCEFKANGAIHNYDNVTFNVDPTNHNLYKETGESYLHWYHGVNPMGIVMLSNMYAYGAEACANEIYHVWFGEGTLWDNAKTSSKGPAPGYLIGGPNKNYGQYDAYGNKYGLTTISPPYNQPPQKSYYDWNTSWNNTILEDEASWAINEPSIYGQSAYVGLLARVIASHAGEIVLPLHFKNFTVLATAAGAQLTWMVDETVNLQHFILERSFDGKIFSPLSQVPVQANHLAYTFIDKDVKAQTVYYRIKAIYPAEEVVSALRKLTVKADYGFTVSPNPTTSSVWINGGVLEETALLLEIIDAKGSVLQKEKWVQAKGLFSKYVSLDKLPAGTYWIRLQTPTGIPTQKIVKL